The proteins below come from a single Methanothrix thermoacetophila PT genomic window:
- the dapA gene encoding 4-hydroxy-tetrahydrodipicolinate synthase, translated as MFRGVFPAIITPFKDDGSLDEDGLRRNVEVLSKTGISGVVPCGTTGESATLSHEEHKKVVEIVVDCSDVPVVAGTGSNNTSEAIELTRHAADAGADAALLITPYYNRPNERGLFEHFRKVAESSDIPIVLYNVPKRTGVELRPDVVARLSEISNIVAIKEASGSLTQVSRIIELTADKNFAVLSGDDDLTLPMLALGATGVVSVVANVAPRATVEMVNAFLDGNITRAQELHYRLAPLVRAMFLETNPIPVKTAYRMLGMAAGPLRLPLAPMSDENEAKLRDVLTKMSDLTGDMR; from the coding sequence ATGTTTAGAGGGGTATTTCCCGCTATTATAACCCCCTTTAAGGACGATGGATCTCTGGACGAGGACGGACTGCGAAGAAACGTAGAGGTTCTCTCAAAGACCGGCATCTCAGGCGTGGTACCCTGCGGCACCACCGGCGAGTCCGCGACGCTGAGCCACGAGGAGCACAAGAAGGTCGTCGAGATAGTGGTCGACTGCTCAGATGTGCCGGTTGTGGCAGGGACAGGCTCCAACAACACATCAGAGGCGATAGAGCTGACAAGGCATGCCGCCGATGCCGGGGCAGATGCAGCTCTTCTTATAACACCATATTACAACCGTCCGAATGAGAGGGGTCTGTTTGAGCATTTCAGGAAGGTTGCAGAATCCTCTGATATCCCCATAGTTCTTTACAACGTTCCGAAGAGGACCGGCGTTGAGCTCCGTCCCGATGTGGTGGCCAGGCTATCCGAGATAAGCAATATCGTTGCAATAAAGGAGGCCAGCGGAAGCCTGACACAGGTTTCAAGGATAATAGAGCTCACAGCAGATAAGAACTTCGCAGTGCTCTCCGGAGACGATGACCTCACGCTGCCAATGCTGGCCCTTGGCGCAACCGGTGTCGTCTCTGTTGTTGCCAATGTAGCCCCGCGTGCTACGGTGGAGATGGTCAACGCGTTTCTGGATGGGAACATCACAAGGGCGCAGGAACTTCACTACAGGCTTGCTCCACTCGTACGCGCGATGTTCCTTGAGACGAACCCGATACCTGTAAAGACCGCATACCGCATGCTTGGGATGGCAGCCGGTCCGCTCAGACTCCCGCTGGCTCCGATGTCTGATGAGAACGAGGCGAAGCTCAGGGATGTGCTTACAAAGATGTCAGATCTGACGGGCGATATGAGATGA
- the thiD gene encoding bifunctional hydroxymethylpyrimidine kinase/phosphomethylpyrimidine kinase — MERSVLTVGGSDSGGGAGIQADLKTFAALGVHGLSVITAVTAQNTLGVREVFPIPAEMIASQLDALVEDFDISWAKTGMLFSPDAISLVAERLRELRCSVVVDPVIAAEAGGSLIAEGAILTLRDELIPVASVITPNIFEAEAITGVKVVDLESAREAAMRILDMGARAVVITGGHLDCRAAGMPADECVDLLVTKDAVACVSGKRREGGNHGVGCTYSAALTALLSMGMSLDDAVRQAHNFAARSIEGSRPVGHGAAPVDQTASLREDAERFRVISSLDHAVSMLRDEETFAELIPEVGSNIGMAIPGARSRADVAAVEGRIVRAGRRSHVSGCIRFGASRHIARIILAAMRFDMGIRAAMNIRLDENLLSEASRMGLRISSFDREEEPPGESTMSWGTARAIERLGAVPDIIWDGGGMGKEPMIRILGRDAVSVATVAIMLSRAVWKRCR, encoded by the coding sequence ATGGAGAGATCTGTTCTCACAGTAGGCGGCTCAGACTCTGGAGGTGGAGCCGGGATCCAGGCCGATCTGAAGACCTTTGCAGCGTTAGGGGTCCATGGTTTGAGTGTTATAACCGCCGTGACCGCCCAGAACACTCTGGGCGTTCGCGAGGTGTTTCCCATACCAGCAGAAATGATCGCATCCCAGCTGGACGCACTTGTCGAGGACTTCGACATATCCTGGGCGAAGACGGGAATGCTCTTCTCCCCCGACGCGATTTCCCTGGTCGCGGAGAGGTTGAGAGAGCTGCGGTGTTCTGTGGTTGTGGATCCTGTAATCGCAGCGGAAGCCGGCGGATCGCTTATCGCAGAGGGTGCTATTCTCACGCTCAGAGATGAGCTGATACCGGTGGCATCTGTGATCACGCCGAACATCTTCGAGGCGGAGGCGATCACAGGCGTGAAGGTCGTCGATCTGGAAAGCGCCAGAGAGGCTGCCATGAGAATACTGGACATGGGCGCAAGAGCTGTCGTGATAACCGGAGGGCATCTGGACTGCAGGGCTGCTGGAATGCCGGCTGATGAGTGCGTGGATCTTCTCGTCACAAAAGATGCAGTTGCATGTGTATCTGGCAAGAGGAGGGAGGGCGGCAACCATGGTGTCGGCTGCACTTATTCAGCTGCGCTGACAGCACTCCTATCAATGGGCATGTCTCTGGATGATGCTGTGAGGCAGGCGCACAACTTCGCAGCACGCTCGATAGAGGGAAGCAGGCCCGTCGGCCACGGAGCAGCGCCTGTGGATCAAACCGCAAGTTTGAGAGAGGATGCGGAGAGGTTTCGCGTCATATCCTCTCTGGACCATGCGGTCTCCATGCTCAGAGACGAGGAGACGTTCGCCGAGCTCATACCCGAGGTCGGATCGAACATCGGAATGGCGATACCCGGTGCCCGGTCAAGAGCAGATGTTGCCGCTGTTGAGGGCAGGATCGTGAGAGCTGGCAGGAGATCTCACGTCTCCGGGTGCATCAGGTTCGGCGCAAGCAGGCACATCGCGCGGATCATACTCGCAGCGATGCGTTTCGATATGGGGATCAGAGCTGCCATGAACATCAGGCTGGATGAGAACCTCCTTTCAGAGGCATCGCGCATGGGTCTCAGGATCTCGAGCTTTGACAGAGAGGAGGAGCCACCAGGCGAGAGCACCATGAGTTGGGGGACTGCAAGAGCGATAGAGCGGCTGGGCGCTGTGCCTGATATCATCTGGGACGGAGGAGGAATGGGAAAGGAGCCGATGATACGCATTCTGGGCAGAGATGCCGTTTCCGTGGCCACTGTAGCGATCATGCTCTCGAGAGCAGTCTGGAAACGATGCCGTTAG
- the rpsJ gene encoding 30S ribosomal protein S10 yields the protein MQKARIRLSGTNPATLDEICNQVRGIAQRTGVHMAGPIPLPTKRLVVPCRKSPDGEGSATWDHWEMRVHKRLIDLDADERALRQLMRIQVPKNVNIEIVLES from the coding sequence ATGCAAAAGGCGAGGATACGGCTATCTGGGACGAACCCCGCGACGCTTGATGAAATATGCAATCAGGTGCGCGGGATCGCCCAGAGGACTGGAGTACACATGGCGGGCCCGATTCCGCTGCCGACCAAGAGGCTGGTGGTTCCGTGCCGCAAGAGCCCTGATGGAGAGGGCTCTGCGACCTGGGATCACTGGGAGATGAGGGTTCACAAGCGCCTGATAGATCTGGACGCGGATGAGCGGGCCCTCAGGCAGCTCATGCGGATCCAGGTTCCCAAGAACGTGAACATCGAGATAGTGCTCGAAAGTTAG
- the eno gene encoding phosphopyruvate hydratase, whose translation MSLEIEKIHAREILDSRGNPTVEVDVWTCCGFGRAAVPSGASTGTYEALELRDGGDRYDGKGVLKAVRNVNEVIGPKLIGMDVIDQRGVDQIMIEMDGTPNKSNLGANAILGVSLAVAKAAASSLGMPLYRYLGGVSATRLPVPSLNVLNGGKHAGNDLSIQEFMIEPWGADSFSEALRMAAETYHALGRILRGKYGNVATNVGFEGGYAPPISKTRDALDAIMAALDVTGYTEEIKLGLDSAASSFYLDGGYSVDDNRLSPGELIDFYVELVKTYPIVLIEDPFEENAFEEFAELTKKLPDTIIVGDDLYVTNMARIEKGIRMRSTNALLLKLNQIGTVSEAFDAATLAYRNSFKVMVSHRSAETEDSALADVSVAIGAELIKTGAPARSERNAKYNQLLRIQEALGSSASYAGRRRWS comes from the coding sequence ATGTCACTGGAGATCGAGAAGATACATGCGAGAGAGATACTCGACTCTCGCGGCAATCCCACTGTAGAGGTCGATGTCTGGACCTGCTGCGGATTCGGGAGAGCAGCAGTGCCATCAGGAGCATCCACAGGCACATACGAGGCGCTGGAGCTGAGGGATGGTGGCGACAGGTACGATGGAAAGGGCGTGCTGAAGGCTGTCAGGAACGTCAATGAGGTCATCGGCCCCAAGCTCATCGGGATGGATGTGATAGATCAGAGGGGCGTTGATCAGATCATGATAGAGATGGATGGGACGCCGAACAAGTCGAATCTGGGCGCTAATGCGATACTGGGGGTCTCTCTGGCTGTGGCCAAGGCTGCTGCAAGCTCTCTCGGCATGCCGCTGTACAGGTACCTGGGCGGCGTCTCAGCCACCAGGCTGCCGGTGCCGTCCTTGAACGTGCTCAATGGAGGAAAGCACGCAGGAAATGATCTATCCATACAGGAGTTCATGATAGAGCCATGGGGCGCGGATAGCTTCAGCGAGGCGCTCAGAATGGCGGCCGAGACGTACCACGCCCTGGGGAGGATACTCAGGGGGAAATACGGCAATGTCGCGACCAATGTGGGATTCGAGGGCGGCTACGCGCCTCCCATATCAAAGACCAGAGATGCGCTCGATGCGATAATGGCCGCGCTTGATGTCACAGGATACACGGAGGAGATCAAGCTCGGGCTGGATTCTGCAGCCTCCAGCTTTTACCTGGACGGCGGTTATTCCGTGGATGATAACAGGCTCTCGCCAGGGGAGCTGATCGACTTCTATGTGGAGCTGGTGAAGACGTATCCGATTGTGCTCATAGAGGATCCTTTCGAGGAGAACGCCTTCGAGGAGTTCGCAGAGCTGACAAAAAAGCTTCCAGACACGATAATAGTGGGTGACGACCTCTATGTGACGAATATGGCTAGGATCGAGAAGGGTATAAGGATGAGGTCCACGAACGCGCTCCTGCTCAAGCTGAACCAGATCGGCACGGTCTCTGAGGCGTTTGATGCAGCAACGCTCGCCTACAGGAACAGCTTCAAGGTGATGGTAAGCCACAGATCTGCTGAGACAGAGGACAGCGCCCTCGCGGATGTATCTGTGGCGATAGGCGCTGAGCTCATAAAGACAGGGGCTCCGGCGAGGAGCGAGCGGAATGCGAAGTACAACCAGCTCCTGAGAATCCAGGAGGCGCTCGGCAGCTCTGCCAGCTACGCCGGCAGGAGGAGATGGAGCTGA
- the engB gene encoding GTP-binding protein EngB yields MCEIVLVGRSNVGKSTLFRALTGERVPIGRRPGVTFRPYSVRIGNLTYVDMPGYGFMKYRSWRDQERVKDLIVRYLEDHADRIITAVQVTDAASFLEIAERWESRGEVPVEIEMWEFLCDLKLNPILAANKIDRIANREQVLDWIAERLGMEPPWRRWEDRIAPISAKRGEIEPLRNLIKSRIEMASSSP; encoded by the coding sequence ATGTGCGAGATAGTTCTTGTTGGCAGATCGAATGTGGGGAAGTCCACGCTCTTCAGAGCCCTGACCGGTGAGAGGGTTCCCATTGGAAGAAGACCGGGGGTGACATTTCGCCCATATTCTGTCAGAATCGGCAACCTGACGTATGTAGACATGCCAGGCTACGGGTTCATGAAATACCGAAGCTGGAGGGATCAGGAGCGCGTCAAGGATCTCATAGTGAGGTACCTCGAGGATCATGCTGACAGGATAATAACAGCAGTCCAGGTGACAGATGCTGCGTCGTTCCTGGAGATCGCGGAGAGGTGGGAGAGCAGGGGCGAGGTGCCTGTGGAGATCGAGATGTGGGAGTTTCTATGCGATTTGAAGCTCAATCCGATACTCGCGGCGAACAAGATCGATCGGATAGCGAACAGAGAGCAGGTGCTGGACTGGATCGCGGAGCGTCTCGGCATGGAGCCGCCCTGGAGGCGATGGGAGGATCGCATAGCCCCGATATCTGCGAAGCGAGGCGAGATCGAACCGCTCAGAAATCTGATCAAATCACGGATAGAGATGGCTTCATCCTCGCCCTGA
- the dapB gene encoding 4-hydroxy-tetrahydrodipicolinate reductase: MTDVALTGAKGRMGSLIIDEIRSSPDLKLVAAIDIIGIGDRVLGDVCVSDARDVQRVLRESRPDVLIDFTVPSAALENIHAAADTGVALVVGTTGFSEEQLSIIEEMIKSAGIAAVISPNFSLGVNVFWKLVEMAARSLSDYDVEVIEAHHRKKKDAPSGTAMRTVEILSRSLGIEDVRHGREGMCERGREIGVHAVRAGDIVGDHTVLFAGPGERIEIKHQAHSRSAFARGALRAARWVVKAPPGIHSMEEVLASS; encoded by the coding sequence ATGACAGATGTTGCCTTGACTGGGGCAAAGGGCAGGATGGGGTCTCTGATAATCGATGAGATCAGGAGTTCCCCTGATCTGAAGCTTGTGGCTGCGATCGACATCATCGGTATAGGTGACCGGGTTCTTGGAGATGTATGCGTATCAGATGCGAGGGATGTGCAGAGGGTTCTCAGAGAATCGCGCCCTGATGTGCTGATCGACTTCACAGTGCCATCTGCAGCACTGGAAAACATCCATGCAGCTGCTGATACAGGAGTGGCTCTTGTTGTCGGCACGACTGGGTTCTCTGAGGAACAGCTCTCGATTATAGAGGAGATGATAAAAAGCGCGGGCATCGCTGCTGTGATCTCACCCAACTTCAGCCTTGGAGTCAACGTCTTCTGGAAGCTCGTGGAGATGGCTGCCAGATCTCTTAGCGATTATGATGTTGAGGTCATAGAGGCACACCACCGCAAAAAGAAGGACGCCCCCAGCGGGACCGCGATGAGAACTGTTGAGATACTCAGCCGCTCTCTCGGGATAGAGGATGTCCGCCACGGCAGAGAGGGAATGTGTGAAAGAGGAAGAGAGATAGGGGTGCATGCGGTCAGAGCTGGCGATATAGTTGGGGATCACACCGTGCTCTTTGCCGGTCCTGGGGAGAGGATAGAGATCAAGCACCAGGCGCATAGCAGGTCCGCCTTCGCCAGAGGCGCTCTGAGAGCTGCAAGGTGGGTTGTCAAGGCCCCTCCGGGGATCCACAGCATGGAAGAGGTGTTGGCTTCGAGTTGA
- a CDS encoding 30S ribosomal protein S17e → MGCVKPSYIKNFAKKLLSTYEGEFTTDFEMNKEKVSAYTNVRNKAIRNRIAGYITRILEQRATLGAGVESNV, encoded by the coding sequence ATGGGATGTGTAAAGCCGAGCTATATCAAGAACTTCGCGAAAAAACTCTTGAGCACATACGAGGGCGAATTCACAACTGACTTTGAGATGAACAAGGAGAAGGTCTCAGCCTATACAAATGTGCGGAACAAAGCGATAAGGAACAGAATAGCTGGATACATCACGAGGATACTGGAGCAGAGGGCGACCCTGGGGGCAGGGGTTGAGTCCAATGTTTAG
- a CDS encoding HIT family protein, which yields MTESCVFCRIVRGDEPAHIIDEDELSMAILDINPLARGHCLVIPKRHVPWWHDLNEREVSSLFRLAWSVSGRIKRAFEPDFVAMYARGRRIPHTHIFLVPTYKGDPVDRFFNALEGFQESSVILASLRNDLKETAEILRNV from the coding sequence ATGACAGAGAGCTGTGTCTTTTGCAGAATCGTCCGTGGAGATGAGCCGGCCCACATCATAGATGAGGACGAGCTCTCCATGGCGATACTGGACATCAACCCGCTCGCCAGAGGGCACTGTCTTGTTATACCTAAGCGTCATGTCCCGTGGTGGCATGATCTCAATGAGCGGGAGGTCTCAAGCCTCTTCAGGCTAGCGTGGTCGGTATCTGGGAGGATCAAAAGAGCATTCGAGCCGGACTTCGTGGCCATGTATGCGAGGGGCAGGAGGATACCGCACACGCACATATTTCTTGTCCCAACATACAAGGGCGATCCTGTTGACAGGTTCTTCAACGCCCTCGAGGGATTCCAGGAGTCATCAGTCATCCTGGCGTCGCTCCGGAATGATCTGAAGGAGACTGCAGAGATCCTGAGAAACGTGTGA
- a CDS encoding DUF61 family protein produces the protein MYTQADRKILIKTIQTMNQHLPPKRKTLAELLEEERPGIKGKDNTFYVMDKPELELISKSIPRFMWSRIRLPILIEMSPELGSGSARIQGEAEIEAVSKILNLKRGDIGRRSMVIYLPDVRELRRKLPTTTQYAFVTSLRDDSL, from the coding sequence ATGTACACACAGGCAGACAGGAAGATACTGATAAAGACGATCCAGACGATGAACCAGCATCTTCCTCCGAAGAGGAAGACGCTGGCCGAGCTGCTCGAGGAGGAGAGACCAGGGATAAAGGGCAAGGACAACACATTTTATGTGATGGACAAGCCCGAGCTCGAGCTCATCTCCAAATCGATCCCCAGATTCATGTGGTCGCGAATCCGGCTTCCAATTCTCATAGAGATGTCCCCGGAGCTGGGAAGCGGATCTGCGAGGATACAGGGCGAGGCTGAGATAGAGGCGGTATCGAAGATACTCAACCTCAAGCGAGGGGATATCGGCAGGAGGAGCATGGTCATATACCTCCCGGACGTGAGGGAGCTCAGGCGCAAGCTGCCGACGACAACACAGTATGCGTTCGTGACATCTCTGAGAGATGATTCGCTCTGA
- a CDS encoding NOP5/NOP56 family protein, whose translation MEIWCGSISERRAYSKEESLERLLSPEKASPEPQIDIRAAAIELGFAADDVDYNRRLRDVAISLVKRQLERMCTPQSDLLQMVESLDDLNVAINLIEERLYEWSLFYGMRCRGEELARALSGREGIGLVARSLLELTRAREDLEELLETRARELAPNLSAILGPVLAARLISRAGGLEKLAMLPASTIQVIGAERSLFRHLRGKAPSPKHGIIFRHPLIQSSPKRLRGRIARALAAKLAIAARIDLYSGTLDPGIAQALNERVSQIRNRATQSRREDK comes from the coding sequence ATGGAGATCTGGTGCGGAAGCATATCTGAGAGGAGGGCTTACAGCAAAGAAGAGAGCCTGGAGCGTCTTCTATCCCCAGAGAAGGCATCCCCAGAGCCGCAGATCGATATACGAGCCGCTGCGATTGAGCTGGGCTTCGCTGCTGACGATGTTGATTACAACCGGCGTCTCAGGGATGTCGCGATCTCTCTCGTCAAGCGGCAGCTCGAGCGCATGTGCACACCTCAGTCGGATCTCCTTCAGATGGTAGAGTCTCTGGACGATCTGAACGTGGCGATAAACCTTATCGAGGAGCGGCTTTACGAGTGGTCCCTCTTTTACGGCATGAGGTGCAGGGGTGAGGAGCTGGCGAGGGCTCTCTCTGGAAGGGAGGGGATCGGCCTCGTGGCGAGATCACTCCTGGAGCTGACCAGGGCCAGAGAAGATCTTGAAGAGCTTCTTGAGACAAGAGCGAGGGAACTCGCGCCGAACCTCTCCGCGATCCTGGGGCCGGTGCTGGCTGCCAGGCTGATCTCGAGGGCTGGTGGCCTTGAGAAGCTCGCGATGCTTCCAGCATCCACGATACAGGTCATCGGCGCTGAGAGGTCTCTCTTCCGGCACCTCAGAGGAAAAGCGCCATCGCCAAAGCACGGGATCATATTCAGACACCCCCTGATCCAGTCATCCCCTAAAAGACTGCGTGGCAGGATCGCGAGGGCGCTTGCAGCGAAGCTTGCCATTGCAGCGAGAATTGACCTATACTCAGGCACCCTTGATCCGGGGATTGCACAGGCGCTGAACGAGCGGGTGAGCCAGATAAGAAACAGGGCCACGCAGAGCAGGAGAGAGGACAAGTAA